Proteins from a single region of Belliella baltica DSM 15883:
- the smpB gene encoding SsrA-binding protein: MNKKLKFDKIINIKNKKASHEFEFVEKFVAGLVLRGTEIKSIREGKVSLTEAYCFFRSGELFIKQMHIAPYVMAASYNHDAVRERKLLLSKKELDKLDTKFAEKGLSIIPVRIFINDKGLAKMEIALGRGKKLHDKRQDIKEKDLKKELSRLAY; this comes from the coding sequence ATGAACAAAAAACTAAAGTTTGATAAAATCATTAATATAAAAAATAAAAAGGCGAGTCATGAATTTGAGTTTGTTGAAAAATTTGTGGCTGGCTTGGTCTTACGTGGCACTGAAATCAAATCTATTAGAGAAGGAAAAGTGTCGTTAACGGAGGCCTATTGTTTTTTTAGAAGTGGAGAGCTTTTTATTAAGCAAATGCACATTGCACCCTATGTAATGGCTGCTAGTTACAATCATGATGCTGTTAGAGAGCGTAAACTTTTGCTTAGCAAAAAAGAACTTGATAAATTAGATACCAAATTTGCCGAAAAAGGACTTTCCATAATTCCTGTTCGTATATTTATCAATGACAAGGGGTTAGCCAAAATGGAGATCGCTCTAGGAAGAGGTAAAAAGCTACATGACAAAAGACAGGATATCAAAGAAAAGGACCTCAAAAAAGAATTAAGTAGACTGGCCTATTAA
- a CDS encoding ATP-binding protein, giving the protein MIKKSIIFQLGSKVILGFVLAIFLVLTVSIVTYISIKNLLETVENLSEPNEKLRQLNGLMADVYLLDMSKGNRTSDKDSILNEAYDRIRNRLNWLNEAADSKAEIESFQKIGLNVQELMISYAGLEEVRYRLTNRNFSQEALKSIEIKLQRQEESTRMNFFDNLKPRELFGNLDSLRKSVVDKEEFEVEEDLSSFFEDIEALNRTDLASNKQKTGSDSVLIALRGLVTELFKDEQQLRENFVNLEANLQTKNAEVFSEIQNLISNIQLSLLVDSKSQNESAYNLTYTVSFILGGLVFLGVIGSLGFIYSILKEVKKASVYNAKLREAKNYSENLAKAKQDFLANMSHEIRNPLHAIQGFQRQLEKSNLDQKQDESVKMIGFASKTLMGVVNDILDFSKLEAGKIEIEEKPFDAFNLFLSIKKFFSAKAEEKSLDFIWKIDLPKNKWLIGDELRINQILNNLLSNAIKFTNEGRIFVALSLKNDMLQILVEDTGIGMAKEQLANVYNEFNQADSSITRRFGGTGLGLSIVKKLVDLQSGQISIESKFRKGTRIKINIPVGIADADEAVNSEEVAKTYALDNLKILVVDDDRIGLKLVRLILENRGASVLTYNGGIDFRSQYSGEEFDLAFIDIQMPEVSGVQVLDLIKNRFKNRDSKILAMTANVFANEQEKLIDAGFEGILLKPFDENDIIELIGSSLNLEKNNVIKIDVFEKLNNPQESIDISDLRRFCMGDDELLQEVIKDYLEHTENDINKLREASKQLDYSQMREITHQLSSRLGQIKSDTSSLAKDIEVAIKNRDMKGVPDQIEILIPRIEEVLNLLSIELNVKS; this is encoded by the coding sequence TTGATCAAGAAATCAATCATCTTTCAATTAGGCTCTAAGGTAATATTGGGGTTCGTTCTGGCGATTTTTTTAGTATTGACCGTAAGTATTGTCACTTATATCAGTATCAAAAACTTGTTAGAAACAGTTGAAAATCTTTCAGAGCCAAACGAGAAATTGAGACAACTCAATGGCTTGATGGCAGATGTCTACCTATTAGATATGTCCAAAGGAAACCGGACATCAGATAAAGATTCTATTCTGAACGAGGCTTATGATCGCATCAGAAACAGATTAAATTGGTTAAATGAAGCTGCTGACAGCAAAGCTGAGATAGAAAGTTTTCAAAAAATAGGATTGAATGTGCAGGAATTGATGATTTCATATGCTGGACTAGAAGAGGTTCGGTACAGACTCACCAATCGGAACTTTAGCCAAGAAGCATTGAAAAGTATTGAGATTAAATTACAAAGGCAAGAAGAGTCCACTAGGATGAATTTTTTTGATAATTTAAAACCAAGGGAATTATTTGGAAACCTCGATAGCCTTAGAAAGTCTGTGGTAGATAAAGAAGAGTTTGAGGTTGAAGAAGATTTATCTTCCTTCTTTGAAGATATTGAAGCCTTGAATCGTACGGATTTAGCGAGCAACAAACAAAAAACTGGTTCTGATTCGGTATTGATCGCCTTGAGGGGCTTGGTTACCGAACTTTTCAAAGACGAACAACAATTGAGAGAAAATTTTGTCAATCTTGAAGCAAATTTACAAACTAAAAACGCAGAGGTTTTCTCAGAAATTCAGAATTTGATAAGTAATATTCAATTAAGTCTATTAGTCGATTCAAAGTCTCAAAATGAGTCCGCTTACAACTTAACTTATACGGTATCATTTATTCTTGGAGGGTTAGTTTTCTTAGGAGTGATTGGTTCTCTTGGATTCATTTATAGTATTTTAAAAGAGGTTAAGAAAGCAAGTGTTTATAATGCTAAGCTCAGAGAAGCAAAGAATTACTCCGAAAATTTAGCCAAAGCAAAACAGGACTTCTTAGCAAATATGAGTCATGAAATTAGAAATCCATTGCATGCGATTCAGGGATTTCAAAGGCAGTTAGAGAAATCCAATTTAGATCAAAAACAGGATGAATCGGTCAAAATGATTGGATTTGCTTCCAAAACGCTCATGGGCGTAGTCAATGATATTCTGGATTTTTCAAAACTTGAGGCTGGGAAAATTGAGATAGAAGAAAAGCCATTTGATGCATTTAACTTATTCTTGTCAATCAAGAAATTTTTTAGTGCCAAAGCAGAAGAGAAGAGTTTAGATTTTATTTGGAAAATAGATTTGCCAAAAAACAAATGGTTGATTGGAGATGAATTAAGAATCAATCAAATCCTCAATAACCTCCTGTCTAATGCGATAAAATTTACAAACGAAGGAAGGATTTTCGTAGCGCTAAGTTTGAAAAATGATATGCTTCAAATTCTAGTAGAAGACACTGGGATTGGAATGGCAAAAGAGCAACTTGCTAATGTTTACAACGAATTCAATCAGGCTGATTCTTCTATAACACGCAGATTTGGAGGTACAGGACTTGGACTTTCTATTGTTAAAAAACTAGTAGATCTTCAGTCAGGTCAGATCTCAATCGAGAGTAAATTCAGAAAAGGGACAAGAATTAAGATTAATATACCTGTAGGTATTGCAGATGCGGATGAGGCGGTGAATTCTGAGGAAGTGGCTAAAACATATGCTCTTGATAATCTTAAGATATTGGTGGTAGATGATGATAGAATAGGTCTGAAGTTGGTTCGATTGATTTTGGAAAATAGAGGAGCATCAGTATTGACTTACAATGGTGGGATAGATTTTAGAAGTCAATATAGTGGAGAAGAATTTGATTTGGCTTTTATCGATATCCAAATGCCGGAGGTCAGTGGGGTTCAGGTATTAGATTTAATTAAAAACAGATTCAAAAATAGGGATTCAAAAATACTTGCAATGACTGCCAATGTTTTTGCTAATGAACAAGAAAAATTAATTGATGCGGGCTTTGAAGGAATTTTACTTAAGCCGTTTGATGAAAATGACATCATCGAGTTAATAGGTAGTTCACTAAATCTTGAGAAAAATAATGTTATTAAAATTGATGTTTTTGAAAAGTTAAATAATCCACAGGAATCGATTGATATAAGCGATTTGAGGAGATTTTGTATGGGTGATGATGAATTACTTCAAGAAGTCATTAAGGACTATTTAGAGCACACAGAAAACGACATCAACAAATTGAGAGAAGCAAGTAAACAACTTGATTATTCCCAGATGAGAGAAATTACACATCAACTGTCTAGCAGATTAGGTCAAATCAAATCCGACACTTCTTCTCTGGCAAAAGACATTGAAGTCGCGATCAAAAATAGGGATATGAAAGGAGTGCCGGATCAAATTGAAATATTAATTCCTCGAATTGAAGAAGTGCTCAATTTACTTTCTATTGAGCTCAATGTAAAAAGTTAG
- a CDS encoding HNH endonuclease produces the protein MEKRVLVLNLDHSPVAVVTVQKAMVLTFLEKVSCLSFYESYTIRTVSRTFQYPAVIRLNEYKNIPFRGVLLNRNNLFKRDGGECQYCGSKKNLTIDHVIPRSKGGKTNWTNLITACHRCNVIKGDKSPEQSGMVLRSKPFKPSLSFFLAEYAERQAEEWLPFLEVRAV, from the coding sequence ATGGAAAAACGCGTTTTGGTTTTGAATTTAGATCATTCTCCTGTGGCTGTTGTTACGGTACAAAAGGCAATGGTTCTAACTTTTTTAGAAAAAGTAAGCTGTTTAAGTTTTTATGAATCCTATACCATCAGAACAGTCAGTAGGACTTTTCAATACCCTGCTGTAATTCGACTTAATGAATATAAAAATATTCCTTTTAGAGGGGTTTTGTTAAATAGAAACAACCTTTTCAAACGTGATGGTGGAGAATGTCAATACTGTGGTTCAAAAAAAAATCTTACCATTGATCACGTAATCCCAAGGTCAAAAGGAGGGAAAACCAATTGGACCAATTTGATCACGGCATGTCATCGCTGCAATGTCATCAAAGGAGATAAATCTCCTGAGCAAAGCGGGATGGTCTTGAGAAGTAAGCCATTCAAGCCAAGTTTGTCATTTTTTCTAGCGGAATACGCAGAAAGACAGGCTGAAGAGTGGTTGCCTTTTTTAGAGGTTAGAGCAGTTTAA
- the tsaD gene encoding tRNA (adenosine(37)-N6)-threonylcarbamoyltransferase complex transferase subunit TsaD, translated as MNVNILAIESSCDETSASVISNGKILNNIVATQSVHEKYGGVVPELASRAHQQHLIPVVHEAIESSGISKKELSAIAFTKGPGLMGSLMVGVSFAKSFAFALGVPLIDINHMEAHILAHFIDEPKPEFPFICLTVSGGHTQLVLVKDYLDMQVIGETMDDAVGEAFDKTAKLLGLPYPGGPLIDQYAKDGNSKAFQFPISNMPDLTFSFSGIKTAVLYFLRDNLKENPQFVEHNLADICASVQYTLIQTLMQKLKKAAKQYKIKNIAIAGGVSANSGLRKELETLAKEFKWNVFVPKFEYCTDNAAMIAMAAHFKYQNGQFCGLDVSPEARMKI; from the coding sequence ATGAATGTAAATATTCTAGCCATAGAATCATCTTGTGATGAAACTTCGGCTTCTGTTATATCTAATGGCAAAATACTTAATAATATTGTCGCCACGCAATCTGTTCATGAAAAATATGGTGGAGTAGTTCCTGAATTAGCTTCAAGAGCTCATCAGCAGCATCTTATTCCTGTCGTGCACGAAGCTATAGAATCTTCTGGAATCAGCAAGAAAGAACTTTCAGCTATTGCTTTTACAAAAGGTCCTGGTTTGATGGGATCCTTGATGGTTGGAGTTTCTTTTGCTAAATCTTTTGCTTTTGCCTTAGGTGTTCCATTAATAGATATTAACCACATGGAAGCACATATTTTGGCTCATTTTATTGATGAACCAAAGCCTGAATTTCCATTTATTTGTCTGACGGTCAGTGGTGGTCATACGCAATTGGTTTTGGTGAAAGATTACTTAGACATGCAAGTGATAGGAGAGACGATGGATGATGCTGTTGGAGAAGCTTTTGATAAGACTGCAAAACTACTTGGTTTGCCATATCCAGGAGGGCCATTGATTGATCAATATGCTAAAGATGGTAATTCAAAAGCATTTCAATTTCCAATTTCTAATATGCCTGATTTGACATTTTCTTTTAGTGGAATCAAGACTGCTGTTTTATATTTCTTGAGAGATAATTTGAAAGAAAATCCTCAGTTTGTGGAACATAATTTGGCGGATATTTGTGCTTCGGTACAATATACCTTGATACAAACTTTGATGCAAAAGTTAAAAAAGGCTGCCAAGCAGTATAAAATAAAAAATATTGCAATTGCAGGTGGTGTATCAGCAAACTCAGGTCTGAGGAAAGAATTGGAAACATTGGCCAAAGAATTCAAATGGAATGTATTTGTACCAAAGTTTGAGTATTGTACAGATAATGCAGCAATGATTGCCATGGCTGCACATTTCAAATATCAAAATGGTCAATTTTGTGGATTGGACGTAAGTCCTGAGGCAAGGATGAAAATATGA
- a CDS encoding sigma-54-dependent transcriptional regulator produces MEHILLVEDDVTYSRIIQSFLEKNNFKVTSCTKLSDIDYPLKNHQIKLVVTDFRLPDGTGLQVLKKVKDNYPDVEVILITNYSDIRIAVKAMKMGAFEYITKPINPDELLLTVKEAIKTDQNSKKNLKASRQKIDDYIIGESIEAKELEEHINLVAPTELSIIVLGETGTGKEYISKRIHRKSTRGEAPFIAVDCGALSKELAGSELFGHVKGAFTGALDNRIGHFEAASGGTIFLDEIGNLDYEIQIKLLRAIEERKIRKIGSSQEIDIDVRIIAATNENLIGQSQEGVFREDLYHRLNEFSLTALPLREKKKDLESFCNQFLMESNKKLNKNIKSFSSEVSALFQKYPWPGNLRELKNIIRRAVLLSKSETIEIEMIPDQLKNFLLENELVQDADITTNNLASQEKELIEKTLKEVKYNKTKAAKQLGIDRKTLYNKMTKLGID; encoded by the coding sequence ATGGAACATATCCTATTAGTAGAAGATGACGTGACCTATTCAAGGATCATTCAAAGTTTTCTTGAAAAAAACAACTTTAAAGTCACCTCCTGCACCAAGCTTTCAGACATTGATTACCCCTTAAAGAATCACCAAATCAAATTGGTAGTTACGGATTTTAGACTTCCTGATGGCACTGGACTACAGGTTCTTAAGAAAGTTAAAGATAATTATCCCGACGTTGAAGTTATACTAATCACGAATTATTCTGACATCCGGATTGCTGTCAAAGCCATGAAAATGGGGGCTTTTGAATACATTACCAAACCCATCAACCCAGATGAACTTTTGTTGACTGTAAAGGAGGCAATCAAAACGGATCAAAATTCCAAGAAAAACCTAAAAGCTTCCCGACAAAAAATTGATGATTATATAATCGGAGAAAGCATTGAAGCAAAGGAACTAGAAGAACACATTAACCTTGTCGCTCCTACCGAGTTGAGCATCATTGTTCTCGGTGAAACAGGAACCGGAAAAGAATATATTTCTAAAAGAATACATAGAAAGTCAACTCGTGGCGAAGCACCTTTTATCGCAGTAGACTGTGGCGCACTCTCAAAAGAACTGGCAGGAAGTGAACTTTTTGGTCATGTCAAAGGAGCATTTACAGGTGCTTTGGATAATAGAATAGGCCATTTTGAGGCAGCAAGTGGTGGTACGATATTTCTAGATGAAATCGGGAATTTGGACTATGAAATCCAAATCAAATTATTGCGAGCGATTGAAGAAAGAAAAATAAGAAAAATTGGAAGCTCCCAAGAAATAGATATTGATGTGAGGATAATCGCAGCGACAAATGAAAATCTCATAGGCCAATCTCAAGAAGGTGTATTTAGAGAGGATTTATATCATCGTTTGAATGAATTCTCCCTTACTGCACTCCCATTAAGAGAAAAAAAAAAAGATTTAGAATCATTTTGTAATCAATTCTTAATGGAGAGCAATAAAAAACTGAATAAAAACATCAAAAGCTTCTCTTCTGAAGTATCTGCATTATTTCAAAAATACCCTTGGCCGGGAAACCTTCGCGAATTAAAAAATATTATTCGGCGAGCTGTACTCCTTTCAAAATCAGAAACAATTGAAATTGAAATGATCCCTGATCAATTGAAAAACTTTTTGCTGGAAAACGAGCTTGTACAAGATGCGGATATCACGACCAATAATCTGGCATCTCAAGAAAAAGAGCTGATAGAAAAAACGCTTAAAGAGGTTAAATATAACAAAACCAAAGCTGCAAAACAATTGGGAATTGACAGAAAAACGCTCTACAACAAGATGACTAAATTAGGAATTGATTAA
- a CDS encoding translocation/assembly module TamB domain-containing protein has product MEKKSKVTEKILKAFKLLFRSVLFLVLGLVFFVIALQIPFIQTKVSGFLTAYITDKTGFDTSIDKVKIRWWDAVSLTDVVIYDQQDSLMINLEEVYIDFSVKGLLDAENPSLDQIKMINGNVRIIGHKSGENLNITTFFNEVNRLIPKAKTPNKQFKFSIGNIFLEETSLDILNYAATPITEGFDYNQLKFRDLLADADEFYTTQGKIGFKTNYLKGIEINSGIVIQQLKTDFTYTPTFMEFDNLFLRSNQTEIKDYLKFSYESVKALSNFNEEVSIQASLNESTLDIKDLKYFSDQIPNFEDRVTLSGDIEGKVNDLSSEQLLIRFGKRSALFGKFDIQGLPDVKNTFFEMSLLNSILNSEDLSPYISEEAKVEVNKFRDIRFDTDFSGYLRNFTANGNFRTEIGQMIGRLNYKFENNQPTYNGRLELKDLDLGILLEDKDNFQKVSLTGEIKGTGLTLETALLQVDANIKKLGIYNYDYENIRSNATYGKDLFSGKLEVNDPNLKANFDGVLDLRDNKDSIRLNVQVDTAFLKELNIIDRDLFISGKVDMDTKGITLDDIEGIARFSDLNLSYEGRNVFIDNFFFQSLFTDQSRLVSLNSDYLVAGISGNFKVEELLRDVEMLSKQYWAILTNSPEPSSPISKDDFEPYNIDINLNFIDINPLINIVEPKASISKNTIIEGAFYQTPSNTIFNFFSSVDSIYYNGNFLFDTNLDFNTSKLIDSQNVLASFYIFSKQQVLTNGLTFNNLGIEAIWDESKIELTYNQDQLSTESYFKLSSEIQIFPDHTSIVVDPSELKILDKIWQFDKNNQIYIANSEVEFDNIKLINKDQYISLNGNISKDPEQILALQLNQVNLDFFNTLSLKSFEGTANGMFAFNNFYEGLGVNGNVNIKDFFINNFLIGDIEAATFLTDNKINLELNNYRNEKKVISLEGFINNENDAISLKANLNEANISILEPFLSDYLTQMGGTVNGSLDILGTINSPEVLGSARVNGGSLKINYLNTFYTIDGNLVFGSNEISFRELLLKDINGNLARMRGGITHDRFQDFLLDISSNLENFQVLNTSARDNELFYGTAYVTGTLDIFGAANNLDINARATSQPNTRIIIPFGSSNVQAQEDFINIRDTTRNEIITESVEKLAINNVRMNFVLDITPDAYTEIQIDPRTGENIQGRGRGVLTLNIDTQGNFSMTGNYEITEAKYNFSLYNIIRREFVVEPGGRISWFGDPYEGIMDIRATYQESVSLQNLQNNRTTGTELEDPQLRRRWPLKVIMDLNGNLLSPDIAFDFDFTEFPEGALQTYISAFRNRIANDEQEKNRQVFSVIMMRSFSPEGQFSGVSNIASSNLSQLLSSQLNSFISQVDQNLEVDIDLATLDQSALETFQLRVAYTFLDGRLRVTRDGGFTDLQGNADINSIAGDWNAEYLITQDGRYRLRIYNRNNFNTFTSLSLSRNVATYGISLSQNLAFNSFKELIERITNKNKEKLRINDTDDFLRYQFEENENWKPIPLDNLDLRIKEEQRQDQ; this is encoded by the coding sequence TTGGAAAAGAAGTCGAAAGTTACGGAAAAAATACTGAAAGCCTTTAAACTGCTCTTCAGGTCAGTACTTTTCCTAGTTTTGGGACTTGTATTTTTTGTGATTGCCTTACAAATCCCTTTTATCCAGACCAAAGTATCTGGATTTCTTACAGCATATATTACTGATAAAACAGGATTTGACACTTCTATAGATAAAGTAAAAATCCGCTGGTGGGATGCTGTGAGTCTTACTGATGTGGTCATATATGATCAGCAGGATAGCTTGATGATCAATCTTGAAGAAGTTTATATTGATTTTTCTGTAAAAGGACTCTTGGACGCAGAGAATCCAAGCCTAGATCAGATCAAAATGATCAACGGTAATGTAAGAATCATTGGTCATAAAAGTGGGGAAAATCTAAATATCACCACCTTTTTCAATGAAGTAAATAGACTCATTCCCAAAGCAAAAACACCAAATAAACAATTCAAATTCAGCATTGGAAATATATTTTTAGAAGAAACGTCTCTAGACATACTCAATTATGCTGCGACACCTATAACGGAGGGGTTTGATTACAATCAATTAAAATTCAGAGATTTACTAGCTGACGCAGATGAATTCTATACAACTCAAGGTAAGATTGGTTTCAAAACAAATTATCTCAAAGGAATTGAAATCAACTCTGGCATTGTAATTCAGCAGTTGAAGACTGACTTTACTTACACTCCTACTTTTATGGAGTTTGACAACTTATTTTTAAGATCAAATCAAACAGAAATCAAAGATTATCTCAAATTTAGTTACGAATCTGTAAAAGCCCTTTCCAATTTTAATGAAGAAGTAAGCATCCAAGCCAGTCTGAATGAATCAACCTTAGATATCAAAGATTTGAAATACTTTTCAGATCAAATCCCCAACTTTGAGGATAGAGTAACCCTTAGCGGAGATATTGAAGGAAAAGTGAATGATCTTTCCTCAGAACAATTGTTGATCAGATTTGGCAAGAGGAGTGCTCTTTTTGGTAAATTTGACATTCAAGGTCTGCCAGATGTCAAGAACACTTTTTTTGAAATGTCACTCCTCAACTCCATTTTAAATAGTGAGGACCTTTCACCTTATATCAGTGAAGAAGCTAAAGTTGAAGTCAACAAATTCAGAGATATTCGCTTCGATACTGATTTTTCTGGATATCTGCGAAATTTCACCGCAAATGGTAATTTCAGAACTGAAATTGGTCAAATGATTGGTAGATTAAATTATAAATTTGAAAACAATCAACCCACCTATAATGGGCGCTTAGAGCTAAAAGACTTGGATTTAGGAATTCTCCTAGAAGACAAAGACAATTTTCAAAAAGTCAGCCTTACAGGAGAAATTAAAGGAACAGGTCTTACGCTTGAAACTGCTCTTCTTCAAGTAGATGCCAACATCAAAAAGCTTGGGATTTACAATTATGATTATGAAAACATTCGAAGCAACGCTACTTATGGTAAAGATCTTTTTAGCGGAAAACTAGAAGTGAACGACCCAAATCTAAAAGCAAATTTCGATGGAGTCCTAGATTTACGAGACAACAAAGACTCTATTCGTCTGAATGTTCAAGTGGATACCGCATTCTTAAAAGAATTGAATATTATTGATCGGGATCTCTTCATCAGTGGAAAAGTCGATATGGATACCAAAGGGATTACTTTGGATGATATTGAGGGAATAGCTAGATTTAGTGATCTTAATTTGAGCTATGAAGGTCGAAATGTCTTCATTGATAATTTTTTCTTCCAATCTCTTTTTACGGATCAATCAAGATTAGTTTCTTTGAATTCTGATTATTTGGTAGCTGGAATTTCAGGTAATTTCAAAGTAGAAGAGCTCTTAAGAGATGTAGAGATGCTCTCTAAACAATATTGGGCAATTTTAACGAATTCACCCGAACCGAGTTCTCCAATTAGTAAGGATGATTTTGAGCCTTACAATATTGATATCAATCTTAATTTTATTGATATCAATCCATTGATTAATATTGTTGAACCAAAAGCTTCGATCTCAAAAAATACGATTATTGAAGGTGCATTCTATCAAACACCCTCAAATACAATTTTTAACTTTTTCTCAAGTGTGGATTCAATTTATTACAATGGCAATTTTCTCTTTGACACGAATTTAGATTTCAACACCTCAAAATTGATTGACAGCCAGAATGTTTTGGCATCTTTTTACATTTTCTCAAAACAACAAGTCTTAACCAACGGTCTGACATTCAACAATCTGGGAATCGAGGCGATCTGGGATGAATCAAAAATAGAGCTGACTTACAATCAAGACCAATTGAGTACGGAAAGTTATTTTAAATTGAGTAGTGAGATCCAAATTTTCCCAGATCACACATCTATTGTGGTCGATCCTTCAGAACTCAAAATCTTGGATAAAATCTGGCAATTCGATAAAAATAATCAAATCTACATTGCCAATAGTGAAGTAGAGTTTGATAATATCAAATTGATCAATAAAGATCAATACATTTCATTAAATGGAAATATTTCTAAAGATCCAGAACAGATTTTAGCACTTCAGCTCAACCAAGTAAATTTAGACTTTTTCAATACGCTTAGTTTAAAATCTTTTGAGGGAACCGCAAATGGCATGTTTGCTTTCAATAATTTCTACGAAGGATTAGGTGTCAATGGAAATGTGAACATCAAAGATTTCTTTATCAATAATTTTCTTATTGGTGATATCGAAGCAGCTACTTTTTTGACAGATAACAAAATCAACCTTGAACTGAATAATTATAGAAACGAAAAAAAAGTGATTAGTCTTGAAGGTTTCATAAATAATGAAAATGATGCCATATCTCTAAAAGCTAACCTCAACGAAGCTAATATTTCTATTTTAGAGCCATTTCTCTCTGACTACCTAACTCAAATGGGCGGAACAGTAAATGGAAGCCTAGACATCTTAGGAACAATCAATTCACCTGAAGTGCTTGGGTCTGCAAGAGTAAATGGTGGTTCTTTGAAAATAAATTATCTCAACACTTTTTACACGATAGATGGAAATTTGGTTTTTGGAAGTAATGAAATCAGCTTCCGAGAACTTCTATTGAAAGATATCAATGGAAATCTAGCAAGAATGCGAGGAGGAATCACGCATGATCGTTTTCAAGATTTCCTTTTGGACATCTCTTCAAACTTAGAAAATTTTCAAGTTTTGAATACTTCAGCCAGAGATAACGAATTGTTTTACGGAACAGCCTATGTGACTGGAACACTCGATATCTTCGGAGCTGCAAATAATCTTGATATCAATGCTCGAGCTACTTCTCAACCTAACACAAGGATTATCATTCCTTTTGGTTCTTCTAATGTTCAAGCTCAAGAAGATTTTATCAATATAAGAGATACTACTCGAAACGAAATCATCACTGAATCAGTCGAAAAGCTTGCGATCAACAATGTAAGAATGAATTTTGTATTGGACATTACTCCGGATGCGTATACTGAAATTCAAATTGATCCAAGAACTGGCGAAAATATCCAAGGTAGAGGACGTGGAGTTTTGACACTGAACATTGACACGCAAGGAAACTTTTCCATGACAGGAAATTATGAAATCACAGAAGCAAAATATAATTTTTCGCTTTATAACATCATTAGAAGAGAATTTGTGGTAGAACCTGGAGGAAGGATATCATGGTTTGGTGACCCTTATGAAGGAATAATGGACATCAGAGCAACATATCAAGAGAGTGTTTCGCTTCAAAATTTACAAAATAACAGGACAACGGGTACAGAACTCGAAGACCCACAATTAAGAAGAAGGTGGCCACTTAAAGTAATCATGGATTTGAATGGCAATCTTTTGAGTCCTGATATTGCTTTTGATTTTGACTTCACGGAGTTTCCAGAAGGGGCTCTTCAAACTTACATATCTGCCTTTAGAAATAGAATTGCAAATGACGAACAAGAGAAAAATAGACAAGTCTTTTCTGTCATCATGATGCGGTCATTCTCGCCTGAAGGTCAATTTAGTGGTGTAAGCAATATCGCAAGTTCCAACTTAAGTCAACTTCTATCTTCTCAGCTGAATAGCTTTATTTCTCAAGTTGATCAAAATTTAGAAGTTGATATTGACCTAGCGACTTTGGATCAAAGTGCTTTAGAAACTTTTCAGTTGCGCGTGGCTTACACATTCTTAGATGGACGACTTCGAGTAACAAGAGATGGTGGATTTACAGATTTGCAAGGAAATGCTGACATCAATAGCATAGCTGGAGATTGGAATGCTGAGTACCTTATTACTCAGGATGGCCGCTATAGATTACGCATTTATAATAGAAACAATTTCAACACATTCACTTCCCTATCTCTATCTAGAAATGTGGCCACCTACGGCATTTCCCTATCCCAAAATCTTGCATTTAATTCATTCAAAGAACTGATAGAGCGAATTACAAACAAAAACAAAGAAAAACTGAGGATTAACGATACGGATGATTTTTTGAGATATCAATTTGAAGAAAATGAAAACTGGAAGCCAATTCCTCTTGACAACCTTGATTTGAGAATTAAAGAAGAGCAAAGACAAGATCAATAG